In the genome of Xenopus laevis strain J_2021 chromosome 1S, Xenopus_laevis_v10.1, whole genome shotgun sequence, one region contains:
- the arhgap45.S gene encoding rho GTPase-activating protein 45-like isoform X7 gives MNPALKMINVTLKKHWKAWLYASAARSQNSLWGKWTAAHYYPCPLETRVSSQWKVCVVVCLGVREHCLMLLSMWKQVRNARVPSILGGYFGVRREIVLKTKSNNTLEMEYAKGLQKLVNAYKGALNQETHMPFQSIYSVALEQDLEHGHGILHTALTLQHQTFLQPINIRRQEHEKRRKEVKEQWQRAQRKLMEAETNLRKARQAYMQRSEDHERALYNATRAEEEQSHSGIRSLDKKRRAEEEAKNRAEEAMATYRTCIADAKTQKQELEDVKVNVLRQLQELIKQSDQILRSATISYYQSMHMQTAPLPVGFQTLCESSKLYDLGQQYASYVRQLGAVNEQETSYDFQPYTPQITWSPCIRARISSFNSQDIPSTENKEISGEERVVERRGGRGHQVHKSWPTAVTEGDPAVGNSATEFIEKLHQPSSPIENVDQKRLSASFEQSINGLSGSLEVQHSTGPFRNIGLSRAALTHRLRKLRTPSKCRECNSYVYFQGAECEECSLACHRKCLETLAIQCGHKKLQGRLLLFGRDFSEVALRSPDHMPFLIRKCVSEIEERALTMKGIYRVNGVKTRVEKLCQTFENGKELVELSQASPHDLSNVLKLYLRQLPEPLIPFRLYNGLMGLAKESLRGTEKGKGPRLQDKGPNTEPEVLSIVLQLKELLQDLPSENRTTLQYLVKHLCRVSEQEQLNKMSPSNLGIVFGPALMRPRPTDATVSLSSLVDYPHQARIVESLIIFYSTIFQEPASNSDTSTGNTSSDDTAPMQDRARLQVTAKEELSELTSEYQLSVFKEPGASPVESDSEPDVAEDIPGTWEHQSTRGHLTKEESVTSAEDIPYIEGEAQSESEEDRDQSQMNLADNNTNQSNNVVLNGHCLVPHLHCHTQLPAIRMRRGKMYMASVDRCPRFV, from the exons ATGAATCCAGCATTGAAAATGATAAACGTGACTTTGAAAAAGCACTGGAAAGCATGGCTGTATGCTTCAGCAGCAC GATCTCAGAATTCCTTATGGGGGAAGTGGACAGCAGCACATTATTATCCTTGCCCCCTGGAGACCAGAGTCAG CAGTCAATGGAAAGTCTGTGTGGTGGTCTGTCTGGGGGTGAGGGAGCATTGCCTAATGCTTCTGAGTATGTGGAAACAGGTACGAAATGCGAGGGTGCCTTCCATATTAGGAGGATATTTTGGTGTGCGCAGAGAGATTGTGCTGAAGACTAAATCGAATAATACATTAG agatgGAGTATGCCAAAGGACTCCAGAAACTGGTTAATGCTTACAAAGGAGCACTGAACCAGGAG ACTCACATGCCCTTCCAGTCCATTTATTCTGTAGCTCTGGAGCAGGATTTAGAGCATGGGCATGGTATACTTCACACAGCACTAACTCTTCAGCATCAGACATTCTTACAG CCAATCAACATACGACGTCAAGAACATGAAAAGCGAAGAAAAGAGGTGAAGGAGCAGTGGCAGAGAGCCCAGCGCAAGTTG ATGGAAGCTGAAACCAATCTCCGTAAGGCACGTCAAGCATATATGCAGCGTAGTGAGGATCATGAAAGAGCACTATACAATGCAACACGTGCAGAAGAAGAACAGAGTCATAGTGGTATCCGATCACTTGATAAGAAAAGAAGGGCAGAGGAAGAAGCTAAGAACAGG gcagaagaggcaatgGCAACTTACCGGACTTGCATAGCAGATGCCAAAACCCAGAAGCAGGAACTAGAGGATGTGAAAGTGAATGTCTTACGGCAGCTGCAGGAGCTGATCAAACAGAGTGATCAGATTTTGCGCTCG GCCACCATTTCCTATTATCAGAGTATGCACATGCAGACTGCTCCCCTGCCAGTAGGGTTCCAGACACTCTGTGAAAGCAGCAAGCTGTATGACCTTGGCCAGCAGTATGCATCCTATGTGCGCCAGCTAGGGGCTGTGAATGAGCAAGAGACTTCATATGACTTCCAGCCTTACACTCCTCAGATCACATG GTCTCCCTGCATTCGTGCTCGCATATCCAGTTTTAATTCTCAAGATATACCATCCACAGAAAATAAGGAGATAAGTGGAGAAGAGCGAGTTGTAGAAAGGagag GAGGAAGAGGTCATCAAGTGCATAAGTCATGGCCAACTGCTGTGACTGAAGGAGACCCAGCTGTTGGCAACAGTGCAACAG AATTTATAGAAAAACTGCATCAACCTTCTTCTCCCATTGAGAATGTTGATCAGAAGAGGCTGAGTGCATCATTTGAGCAAA GTATAAATGGGCTTTCTGGCAGTTTGGAGGTGCAACATTCTACTGGGCCATTCCGCAACATTGGCCTGTCAAGGGCAGCACTGACTCACCGTTTGCGCAAATTGCGGACACCAAGCAAGTGTAGAGAATGCAATAGCTATGTGTACTTCCAAGGAGCCGAGTGTGAGGAG TGTTCCCTTGCTTGTCACAGGAAATGCCTGGAAACCCTGGCAATTCAATGTGGTCACAAGAAGCTTCAGGGTCGACTTTTACTGTTTGGCAGAGACTTCTCAGAGGTGGCACTCAGGTCTCCGGATCACATGCCTTTCCTCATTCGCAAGTGTGTGTCAGAGATTGAAGAACGTGCTCTAACCATGAAG GGCATATATAGAGTAAATGGTGTAAAAACTCGAGTGGAGAAGCTATGCCAGACTTTTGAGAATGGGAAGGAATTGGTTGAACTTTCACAGGCCTCACCCCATGATCTGAGCAATGTCCTGAAACTTTACCTCCGTCAG CTTCCAGAACCCCTGATACCATTCCGTCTCTACAATGGACTCATGGGTCTAGCAAAAGAAAGTTTGAGAGGAACTGAGAAAGGGAAAGGCCCTCGTCTGCAAGACAAGGGCCCTAATACAGAACCAGAAGTTTTATCCATAGTTCTGCAGTTGAAGGAACTTTTGCAGGACCTGCCTTCTGAGAACAGGACTACTCTGCAGTACTTGGTGAAGCACCTTTGCAG GGTCTCTGAGCAAGAGCAGTTGAACAAGATGAGTCCTAGTAACCTTGGGATTGTTTTTGGCCCTGCTCTAATGCGCCCACGACCTACAGATGCAACTGTATCATTGTCTTCACTTGTGGACTATCCTCACCAGGCACGAATTGTGGAGAGCCTAATCATCTTCTATAGCACTATTTTTCAGGAACCAGCCAGTAATTCAGACACGAGCACAGGGAATACTTCTAGCGAT GACACAGCTCCAATGCAAGACAGAGCAAGACTTCAAGTGACTGCTAAGGAGGAGTTGTCAGAGCTAACATCAGAATACCAACTATCAGTGTTCAAAG AACCAGGTGCATCACCAGTGGAATCTGACTCTGAACCAGATGTTGCAGAAGATATTCCAGGGACATGGGAACACCAGTCTACGCGGGGCCATCTCACTAAAGAGGAAAGTGTTACAAGTGCAGAAGACATCCCCTATATTGAGGGAGAGGCCCAGtctgagtcagaagaagacagagACCAAAGTCAAATGAATCTGGCTGATAACAATACAAACCAATCTAACAATGTTGTACTAAATGGTCACTGCCTAGTGCCCCACTTGCACTGCCACACTCAACTCCCAGCAATTCGCATGCGGCGCGGAAAAATGTACATGGCTTCTGTGGACCGTTGTCCTCGTTTTGTCTAA